The sequence below is a genomic window from Draconibacterium halophilum.
TTTTTATTCTTGCACTACTCGGTTCGCTAATAATTAATTTCAGAAAGAAACAAAAACATCTTTTCGAACTTATTACACTGTCTGTATTGTTCGTTTTGCTGGGCTTTTCAGTTTATTCTGTAAATCTCATTCGTTCGTCTGCTAATCCACCAATAAATTTTGGACAGCCCAACAATATTTTTTCTCTCATCAATTACCTGAACCGCGAGCAATATCCGAAACGACCGTTGGTATACGGCCAAAATTATAACTCGCCCTTACTTGATGTTAATGAACGTTCGTCGTATGATTTTATCGATGGGAAATACCAGCCCATACAATTGGCTCCCGACTACGTGTACGACGATCGAACTTGTAACTGGTTTCCGCGTATGTCGAGCAGCGATGAAAAGCACATAAAAGCCTATAACAGTTGGATAAATATTTCAGGAAAACGTGTGGTGACCAAACAACGTAACGGCGAACAAAAAACACTTGTTGTTCCGCGCTTTTCCGATCAGCTGAAATTTTTTGTCCGCTACCAGTTTGGTTTTATGTTTGGCCGTTATTTTATGTGGAATTTTGTGGGCCGCCAAAACGACCGGCAGGGTAAAGGAACGATTCTGAATGGCAATTGGCTCTCGGGGATTAATATTATTGATAATTTCCGACTTGGGCCACAAGATAAAGTTCCGTTATGGTTAAAAAACAACCGTGCCCGAAATACATATTTTTTTCTGCCACTATTGTTGGGATTGTTGGGTGCAGTTTATCAATACAAAACCAACCGCGAAACTTTTTTTATTGTACTGGCCCTGTTTATTATGGGCGGCCTTGGACTTACCGTTTATATCAATGAAATTCCCATCACGCCGCGCGAGCGCGATTATGTTTTTGTAGGGGCGTTTATGGCATTTTCCATATGGGTGGGAGTAAGTTTGGTGGCTGCAGTCAGTTTAATTCAGCAAAAAATAAAAAATGCAAAAGTTGCTGTTCCGGTTTTTCTGGTGTTGCTTTTGGCAGGGCCGGTATTAATGGTATCTCAAAATTTTAACGATCACGATCGTTCGGGAAGATATGCAGCCCGCGATTTTGCCGCTAATATTTTACAATCATGCCCCGAAAATGCCATTCTTTTTACCAGCGGCGATAACGATACTTATCCGCTGCTATATTGTCAGGAAGTGGAAGGTTTACGCACCGATGTGCGGATTGTAATTATGCCCTTTTTGTCGGCCAACTGGTTTATCGGTGGTTTGCGAAATCAGAAATATAACGATCCCGGATTAAAAATGATGCTCGCTCAGGACAAATATGATCATGGCGAACTGGCTTATGTTCCTGTGCTGAAAAAATTTAACCGCGATACCTCGTGGCAGGAAGCGTTGAACTTTCTAAATATTGAAAGCAACAAAGCAAAGGTGACATTGAACTCGGGCGATCGTGTAAACTTTATCCCCCTAACCAAATTAAACTTGCAGGTTGAGGCTGGTGGGAAAAGTGGAAAAATTCCAGTGTCACTAAACGGAAAAAATGGCTTATATAAACACGAGCTGGCATTTTGGGATATAATTAGTTCGAATGCTGCAGAGCGACCCGTCTGTTTTGTGTCGAAAGGCGAGGCGGCAAAACACGGCTTGGGGGCTTATTTGCAATGCGAAGGATTTGTGCATCGGCTGATTCCTGAAAAGAGTAAATCAAGTAGTATGTTTTCCATTGGGAAATGTGATCCGGAGCGTATTGCCGCTAAATTGATGGATGAATTTCAGTGGGGAAATATTTCTATGCCGTCGGTGTATGCCGATTGGAATACCGTTGTTAATCTTAGTGTTTTTCAGGCACGCAATACGTTTAACGAAGTGGCGGAATTGCTCATTCAAAAAGGTGAAATGGAAAAAGCTTTTCAGTTGTTACAGAAGTGTGCCGATGAAATTCCATTGTCGAAAATTCCTTATGATATTTTTGCGATAAAACAGGCCGAATTAATGCTGGCAACTGGGCACGAAAAGGAAAGCAAAATTTTATTCGATGAGATGGAAAAGAATGTTACCGAGACGCTCGAATTTTACAACAGTTTAAACGAAACACAACAACTTAGACTAAAAGAAGCTGTTCAGCGGGAGTTGTATTATTTAAACCAGTTGATTGTTGTTTCTGCGAAATTCGAAGATCAGGCAAAACGCATGGAATTGGAAGAGCAAATGAAAGGTTACTATCAGGATTTGATAAAAAATGCGTCGTAGATAAAATTTTCTGC
It includes:
- a CDS encoding glycosyltransferase family 117 protein, which translates into the protein MRSNSFVKITGLFVFLVSLSIYSFTLEPSTSFWDCSEFILSATKLEVNHPAGAPLFMLLGRLFTLLSFGNPQKIAWTINFMSGFFSALTIFLLYHVIIKLVAKMSDSTTLIIGSAVIGALTFAVSDSFWFSAVEGEVYALSMFFLILSFWATLKWDEQFGQPGNEKWILFLALITGLGIGVHLLNLLVLPSVVMIMGFRKYGYSIKKLVLFFGLGVAVLLGVLYVLTPVVMILLSKFDLLFVNRLSLPLHSGTLLGIFFILALLGSLIINFRKKQKHLFELITLSVLFVLLGFSVYSVNLIRSSANPPINFGQPNNIFSLINYLNREQYPKRPLVYGQNYNSPLLDVNERSSYDFIDGKYQPIQLAPDYVYDDRTCNWFPRMSSSDEKHIKAYNSWINISGKRVVTKQRNGEQKTLVVPRFSDQLKFFVRYQFGFMFGRYFMWNFVGRQNDRQGKGTILNGNWLSGINIIDNFRLGPQDKVPLWLKNNRARNTYFFLPLLLGLLGAVYQYKTNRETFFIVLALFIMGGLGLTVYINEIPITPRERDYVFVGAFMAFSIWVGVSLVAAVSLIQQKIKNAKVAVPVFLVLLLAGPVLMVSQNFNDHDRSGRYAARDFAANILQSCPENAILFTSGDNDTYPLLYCQEVEGLRTDVRIVIMPFLSANWFIGGLRNQKYNDPGLKMMLAQDKYDHGELAYVPVLKKFNRDTSWQEALNFLNIESNKAKVTLNSGDRVNFIPLTKLNLQVEAGGKSGKIPVSLNGKNGLYKHELAFWDIISSNAAERPVCFVSKGEAAKHGLGAYLQCEGFVHRLIPEKSKSSSMFSIGKCDPERIAAKLMDEFQWGNISMPSVYADWNTVVNLSVFQARNTFNEVAELLIQKGEMEKAFQLLQKCADEIPLSKIPYDIFAIKQAELMLATGHEKESKILFDEMEKNVTETLEFYNSLNETQQLRLKEAVQRELYYLNQLIVVSAKFEDQAKRMELEEQMKGYYQDLIKNAS